Proteins from one Aureimonas sp. SA4125 genomic window:
- a CDS encoding sensor histidine kinase produces the protein MVANAEGESGTDPAAARRRRREAAARSRLRRLPLVRRALHRARWVLGHSIFSSLTRRIVFLNLVALIVQVSGILYLNQFRAGLTDARVESLLTQGEIIASAIASSATVETDSITLDPEKLLELQAGQTLQPGLDSADSLDFPINPERVAPLLRRLISPTRTRARLYDRDANLILDSRHLYSRGQILRYDLPQITDDEPEIVERVVTWVQWLFQRADLPVYAESPGGTGTIYPEVMNALTGGPATVVRVTDKGELIVSVAVPIQRFRAVLGVLLLSTQGGDIDKIVQAERMAIVRVFAVAALVTVVLSILLASTIATPLRRLSAAALRVKRGVKWREEIPDFGDRADEVGNLATALREMTHALYKRMDAIESFAADVSHELKNPLTSLRSAVETLPLARNENSKQRLLAVIEHDVRRLDRLITDISNASRLDAELAREGTGRVDVAALIGSVVDGARAHRKEGWDTVIMLKVEPLPAGRTYFVAGHDLRLSQVFTNLIDNARSFVAMEGGRIVVSIRREGKAIVVAIEDNGPGIQAEKIERIFERFYTDRPSAEAFGQNSGLGLSISRQIVEAHGGTLEAENIIDARDPRTFRGARFTVSLPGE, from the coding sequence ATGGTGGCGAACGCCGAAGGCGAAAGCGGGACCGACCCGGCCGCCGCGCGCCGACGGCGACGCGAAGCGGCGGCGCGCTCGCGGCTGCGCCGGCTTCCGCTGGTCAGGCGTGCGCTGCACCGGGCGCGCTGGGTGCTCGGCCATTCGATCTTCTCCTCCCTCACCCGCCGCATCGTCTTTCTCAATCTCGTGGCGCTGATCGTCCAGGTCTCGGGCATCCTCTACCTCAACCAGTTCCGCGCCGGCCTGACCGACGCCCGCGTCGAAAGCCTGTTGACGCAGGGCGAGATCATCGCCAGCGCCATCGCCTCCTCGGCGACGGTCGAGACCGATTCGATCACGCTCGACCCGGAAAAACTGCTGGAACTCCAGGCCGGACAGACTTTGCAGCCGGGCCTCGATTCGGCCGACAGTCTCGACTTCCCGATCAATCCCGAGCGCGTGGCGCCGCTTCTGCGCCGGCTGATCTCCCCCACCCGCACGCGGGCCCGACTCTACGACCGCGACGCCAACCTCATTCTCGACTCGCGCCATCTCTATTCGCGCGGCCAGATCCTGCGTTACGACCTGCCGCAGATCACCGACGACGAGCCGGAAATCGTCGAGCGCGTCGTCACCTGGGTGCAGTGGCTCTTCCAGCGCGCCGACTTGCCCGTCTACGCCGAAAGCCCGGGTGGAACCGGCACGATCTATCCGGAGGTGATGAACGCGCTGACCGGCGGTCCCGCGACCGTCGTGCGCGTCACCGACAAGGGTGAACTGATCGTTTCGGTGGCGGTGCCGATCCAGCGTTTTCGGGCGGTGCTGGGTGTTCTCCTCTTGTCGACGCAGGGCGGCGACATCGACAAGATCGTTCAGGCCGAGCGCATGGCGATCGTGCGCGTCTTCGCCGTCGCCGCTCTCGTCACCGTCGTCCTGTCGATCCTCCTCGCCTCGACCATCGCGACGCCGCTGAGGCGCCTGTCGGCGGCAGCCCTGCGCGTAAAGCGCGGGGTGAAGTGGCGCGAGGAGATCCCCGATTTCGGCGACCGCGCCGACGAGGTCGGCAATCTGGCGACCGCGCTCCGGGAGATGACCCACGCCCTCTACAAGCGCATGGACGCGATCGAGAGCTTCGCCGCCGATGTGAGCCACGAATTGAAGAACCCGCTGACCTCGCTGCGCTCTGCCGTCGAGACGCTGCCGCTCGCCCGCAACGAGAATTCCAAGCAGCGGCTTCTGGCCGTGATCGAGCACGACGTGCGCCGCCTCGACCGGTTGATCACCGACATTTCAAACGCCTCGCGGCTCGATGCGGAACTGGCCCGCGAAGGCACGGGACGCGTCGACGTCGCGGCGCTGATCGGATCGGTCGTCGACGGCGCGCGCGCCCACCGAAAGGAGGGCTGGGATACGGTGATCATGCTGAAGGTCGAGCCGCTGCCGGCGGGCCGGACCTATTTTGTCGCCGGACACGACCTGCGCCTCAGCCAGGTCTTCACCAATCTCATCGACAATGCCCGCTCCTTCGTCGCGATGGAGGGCGGCCGGATCGTCGTCTCGATCAGGCGCGAGGGCAAGGCGATCGTCGTCGCCATCGAGGACAACGGTCCGGGCATCCAGGCGGAGAAGATCGAGCGCATCTTCGAGCGCTTCTACACCGACCGTCCCTCCGCCGAAGCCTTCGGCCAGAACTCAGGCCTCGGCCTGTCGATCTCCCGCCAGATCGTCGAGGCACATGGCGGCACCCTGGAGGCCGAGAACATCATCGACGCCCGCGATCCCCGGACATTCCGCGGCGCCCGCTTCACCGTCAGTCTGCCCGGCGAATGA
- a CDS encoding pyridoxamine 5'-phosphate oxidase family protein — protein MTDRKTDAFWALIDDFDTCMVVTRNGGRMRARPMAPRVSSERREILFLTESQSHKVDEIEADNEVAMTFAKHGKYVSLSGRARISGDRALVAQIWDSAAEAWLPQGKDDPSVVVLVVNPDEAELWNVKASRIEQAWEFAKAYIGDKDRPDTTTHQKVDL, from the coding sequence ATGACCGACCGCAAGACGGATGCCTTCTGGGCACTGATCGACGATTTCGACACCTGCATGGTGGTGACGCGCAATGGCGGACGGATGCGCGCCCGGCCGATGGCGCCGAGGGTCTCTTCCGAGCGGCGCGAGATCCTCTTCCTGACCGAAAGCCAGTCGCACAAGGTCGACGAGATCGAGGCCGACAACGAGGTCGCCATGACCTTTGCCAAGCATGGAAAATACGTCTCGCTGTCCGGTCGCGCCCGGATATCCGGCGACCGGGCGCTGGTCGCCCAGATCTGGGACTCGGCGGCCGAAGCCTGGCTGCCGCAGGGCAAGGACGATCCGAGCGTCGTCGTGCTGGTGGTCAATCCGGACGAGGCCGAGCTCTGGAACGTCAAGGCGAGCAGGATCGAACAAGCCTGGGAATTCGCCAAGGCCTATATCGGCGACAAGGATCGTCCCGATACGACGACCCATCAGAAGGTCGACCTTTAG
- a CDS encoding phosphoenolpyruvate carboxykinase: protein MDEIGLRNRTKGIETTGLENLGSLRWNLNEVDLVETAIRRGEGRFTAHGALVVTTGQHTGRSAKDKFVVRDEHTDPAVWWDNNKPMTPDAFERLYDDFKAHAAGRDLFVQDLVGGADPENAIATRVVTEYAWHALFIRHLLIRPDRQALIDFDPALTIIDLPSFRADPERYGGRSETIIACDLTRKIILIGGTSYGGEMKKSVFTVLNYLLPEKNVMPMHCSANVGPDGDAAVFFGLSGTGKTTLSADPKRTLVGDDEHGWGRDGIFNFEGGCYAKTIKLSAEAEPEIFATTRMFSTVLENVVLDSDRVPDFDDKSLTENTRAAYPLNFIPNASPTGRAGHPRNIIMLTADAFGVLPPIAKLTPAEAMYHFLSGYTAKVAGTEKGVTEPEATFSTCFGAPFMPRHPSVYGNLLRDLIAEHDVDCWLVNTGWTGGAYGTGSRMPIKATRALLSAALDGSLKDAEFRTDPSFGFQVPVAVEGVDAAILDPRSTWADPSAYDRQAVRLVEMFRANFGKFEAHVDADVMDASPISAMAAE from the coding sequence ATGGACGAGATCGGGTTGCGCAATCGCACCAAGGGCATCGAGACGACCGGGCTGGAAAATCTCGGCTCGCTGCGCTGGAACCTCAACGAGGTCGATCTGGTCGAGACCGCCATTCGTCGCGGCGAGGGCCGATTTACCGCGCACGGCGCCTTGGTCGTCACGACCGGTCAGCACACCGGCCGTTCGGCCAAGGACAAGTTCGTCGTCCGCGACGAGCATACCGATCCGGCGGTCTGGTGGGACAACAACAAGCCGATGACGCCTGACGCGTTCGAGCGGCTTTACGACGACTTCAAGGCGCATGCCGCCGGCCGCGACCTGTTCGTGCAGGATCTCGTCGGTGGTGCCGATCCCGAAAACGCCATCGCGACGCGCGTCGTCACCGAATACGCTTGGCACGCGCTGTTCATCCGCCATCTCCTGATCCGCCCCGACCGCCAGGCGCTGATCGATTTCGATCCGGCGCTGACGATCATCGACCTGCCGTCATTCCGGGCCGATCCCGAGCGCTACGGCGGTCGGTCGGAGACCATCATCGCCTGCGACCTGACGCGCAAGATCATCCTGATCGGCGGCACCTCCTACGGCGGGGAGATGAAGAAGTCGGTCTTCACCGTTCTCAACTACCTTCTTCCCGAGAAGAACGTCATGCCGATGCATTGCTCGGCCAATGTCGGCCCCGACGGCGATGCGGCGGTGTTCTTCGGCCTGTCGGGCACGGGCAAGACGACGCTGTCGGCCGATCCCAAGCGCACCCTCGTCGGTGACGACGAGCATGGCTGGGGCCGTGACGGCATCTTCAACTTCGAGGGCGGCTGCTACGCCAAGACGATCAAGCTTTCGGCCGAGGCGGAGCCCGAGATCTTCGCCACGACGAGGATGTTCTCGACCGTTCTCGAGAACGTCGTTCTCGACAGCGACCGCGTGCCGGACTTCGACGACAAGTCGCTGACCGAGAACACCCGCGCCGCCTATCCGCTCAACTTCATCCCCAATGCGAGCCCCACCGGCCGCGCCGGGCATCCCCGCAACATCATCATGCTGACGGCCGACGCCTTCGGCGTGCTGCCGCCGATCGCCAAGCTGACCCCGGCCGAGGCCATGTACCACTTCCTCTCCGGATACACCGCGAAGGTCGCGGGCACGGAAAAGGGCGTGACCGAGCCGGAAGCGACCTTCTCGACCTGTTTTGGCGCGCCCTTCATGCCGCGGCACCCCTCGGTCTACGGCAATCTCCTGCGCGATCTCATCGCCGAGCATGACGTCGACTGCTGGCTGGTGAACACCGGCTGGACCGGCGGCGCCTATGGCACGGGCAGCCGCATGCCGATCAAGGCGACGCGTGCGCTGCTGTCGGCAGCCCTCGACGGCTCGCTGAAGGATGCCGAGTTCCGCACCGACCCGTCCTTCGGCTTCCAGGTGCCGGTGGCGGTCGAGGGCGTCGATGCCGCGATCCTCGATCCGCGGTCGACCTGGGCCGATCCCTCCGCCTACGACCGGCAGGCGGTACGTCTGGTCGAAATGTTCCGCGCCAATTTCGGCAAGTTCGAAGCCCATGTCGATGCCGACGTGATGGACGCCTCGCCGATTTCCGCCATGGCCGCCGAGTAA
- the arfB gene encoding alternative ribosome rescue aminoacyl-tRNA hydrolase ArfB, which produces MSEEDEGLRINPRLLIPGSDFEESFIRASGPGGQNVNKVSSAVQLRFNARGSRALADDVAVRLMRLAGSRTTKAGEILIEASRFRTQERNREDARERLADLIRQALVPPPPPRKKTRPSKGSVERRLTTKRVRADVKKGRGRVDD; this is translated from the coding sequence ATGAGCGAGGAGGACGAGGGACTGCGGATCAATCCCCGCCTCCTGATCCCCGGCAGCGACTTCGAGGAAAGCTTCATCCGCGCCAGTGGCCCCGGCGGTCAGAACGTCAACAAGGTCTCGTCGGCGGTCCAGCTGCGTTTCAACGCGCGGGGGTCGCGCGCGCTTGCCGACGATGTCGCCGTGCGCCTGATGCGGCTTGCCGGCAGCCGGACGACGAAGGCCGGCGAGATCCTGATCGAGGCATCGCGTTTTCGCACCCAGGAGCGCAACCGCGAGGACGCGCGTGAGCGCCTCGCCGACCTTATCCGCCAGGCGCTCGTGCCGCCGCCGCCGCCGCGCAAGAAAACGCGGCCGTCGAAGGGGTCCGTCGAGCGCCGTCTGACCACGAAGCGGGTCCGGGCCGACGTGAAGAAAGGGCGGGGGCGGGTCGACGACTGA
- a CDS encoding response regulator transcription factor, with amino-acid sequence MPTIALVDDDRNILTSVSIALENEGYRVETYTDGASALEGLQSRPPNLAIFDIKMPRMDGMELLRRLRQKSDLPVIFLTSKDEEIDELFGLKMGADDYIRKPFSQRLLVERVRAILRRGAARDAAKTGPTPESSLERGQLVMDQERHTCTWMEQPVTLTVTEFLILHSLAQRPGVVKSRDALMDAAYDEQVYVDDRTIDSHIKRLRKKFKAIDDDFDMIETLYGVGYRFREI; translated from the coding sequence ATGCCGACAATTGCGCTGGTGGATGATGACAGAAACATCCTGACGTCGGTATCGATCGCGCTGGAGAACGAGGGCTATCGGGTCGAAACCTATACCGACGGGGCATCCGCCCTCGAAGGCCTTCAGTCCCGGCCGCCGAACCTTGCCATCTTCGACATCAAGATGCCCCGCATGGACGGCATGGAGCTGTTGAGGCGACTGCGCCAGAAGTCCGACCTTCCGGTCATCTTCCTCACCTCCAAGGACGAAGAGATCGACGAGCTCTTCGGCCTGAAGATGGGCGCCGACGACTACATCCGCAAACCGTTCTCGCAGCGGCTTCTGGTCGAGCGCGTCAGGGCGATCCTCCGGCGCGGCGCGGCGCGGGACGCCGCCAAGACCGGCCCGACGCCGGAATCTTCGCTGGAACGCGGACAGCTGGTGATGGATCAGGAGCGCCACACCTGCACCTGGATGGAACAGCCGGTGACCCTGACGGTCACCGAATTCCTGATCCTCCACTCGCTGGCGCAGCGCCCTGGCGTCGTCAAGAGCCGCGACGCGTTGATGGATGCGGCCTATGACGAGCAGGTCTATGTCGACGACCGCACCATCGACAGCCACATCAAGCGCCTGCGCAAGAAATTCAAGGCGATCGACGACGATTTCGACATGATCGAGACGCTCTACGGCGTCGGATATCGCTTCCGCGAGATCTGA
- the msrB gene encoding peptide-methionine (R)-S-oxide reductase MsrB, with translation MRRRQFLFTSMLTAASAGLAGLFFSHSARSAGGSFPVTRSDEEWRKILTPDQFSVLRQEGTERPFSSQLNDNKKSGLYHCAGCDTALYSSAAKFDSGTGWPSFTSALAGATATTTDYKLIYPRVEEHCATCGGHLGHVFDDGPPPTGKRHCINGVVLTFREGDVAS, from the coding sequence ATGCGCCGCAGACAGTTTCTCTTCACCAGCATGCTGACGGCAGCGTCCGCGGGCCTCGCCGGGCTGTTCTTCAGCCATTCCGCCCGCAGCGCCGGCGGCAGCTTTCCCGTGACGCGGAGCGACGAGGAATGGCGCAAGATCCTGACGCCTGACCAGTTCTCCGTCCTGCGACAGGAAGGGACCGAAAGGCCCTTCTCCAGCCAGTTGAACGACAACAAGAAGAGCGGGCTCTATCACTGCGCCGGCTGCGACACCGCGCTGTACTCCTCGGCGGCGAAGTTCGACTCGGGAACGGGATGGCCGAGCTTCACATCGGCCCTGGCCGGGGCGACGGCGACGACGACCGACTACAAGCTGATCTATCCGCGCGTCGAGGAACATTGCGCGACCTGCGGCGGTCATCTCGGCCACGTCTTCGATGACGGCCCCCCGCCGACCGGTAAGCGTCATTGCATCAATGGCGTCGTCCTGACCTTCCGGGAAGGCGACGTCGCCTCCTGA
- a CDS encoding fasciclin domain-containing protein produces MITTIRSLAIASILAAGTLAATAAEPVTVGGAPMFADKTIAENAPNASNLTTLVAAVKAAGLVETLGTAGPFTVFAPDNDAFAKLPAGTVDELVKPENKEKLTKILTYHVVPAKATSEAAIQMVKDDGGKHMVKTVQGEELTLALAGDKLTVTDAAGNVATVTQADVMQSNGVVHVIDTVLMPKM; encoded by the coding sequence ATGATCACGACCATCCGTTCGCTGGCGATTGCCTCCATCCTCGCTGCAGGAACCCTGGCCGCCACGGCCGCCGAACCCGTCACCGTCGGCGGTGCGCCGATGTTTGCCGACAAGACCATCGCCGAGAACGCGCCGAACGCGTCCAACCTCACGACGCTGGTTGCCGCCGTGAAGGCTGCCGGCCTCGTCGAGACGCTCGGCACCGCCGGTCCCTTCACCGTCTTCGCGCCCGACAACGACGCCTTCGCCAAGCTCCCCGCCGGCACCGTCGACGAGCTGGTGAAGCCGGAGAACAAGGAGAAGCTGACCAAGATCCTGACCTATCATGTGGTCCCGGCCAAGGCGACGTCGGAAGCCGCGATCCAGATGGTCAAGGACGACGGCGGCAAGCACATGGTCAAGACCGTCCAGGGCGAGGAACTGACGCTCGCCTTGGCGGGCGACAAGCTGACCGTGACCGATGCGGCCGGCAATGTCGCGACCGTGACGCAGGCTGACGTGATGCAGTCGAATGGCGTCGTCCACGTCATCGACACCGTTCTCATGCCGAAGATGTAA
- a CDS encoding DUF1150 domain-containing protein: MRRQTMTNSLRTVVAASDLAAIGEGHVAYLRRMSSDDIRAKFPAAKEIQPGIDLWALFSADGTPLAVSDDRGSILASASQNELTTVSLH; the protein is encoded by the coding sequence ATCAGGAGACAGACCATGACGAATTCATTGCGCACCGTTGTCGCCGCGAGCGATCTGGCCGCTATCGGCGAGGGGCATGTGGCCTATCTCCGTCGCATGTCCTCGGACGACATCAGGGCGAAATTCCCGGCCGCCAAGGAGATCCAGCCGGGTATCGACCTCTGGGCCCTGTTCTCTGCCGACGGCACGCCCCTCGCCGTCTCCGACGACCGCGGGAGCATCCTTGCCAGCGCCTCGCAGAACGAGCTGACGACCGTCAGCCTCCACTGA
- a CDS encoding Hsp20 family protein, with translation MSRMTPFSSPLLLGFDSVERTLERIGKGGEGYPPYNIERLREEPTGEEAGANFLRITLAVAGFSPSELEVTTEENQLTIRGRQADDKDRDYLHRGIAARQFQKTFLFADGMRIVGARLGNGLLMIDLARPEPERIVKRIEIVVAD, from the coding sequence ATGAGTCGCATGACGCCTTTTTCCAGTCCGCTTTTGCTTGGCTTCGACAGCGTGGAGCGGACTTTGGAGCGGATCGGCAAGGGTGGTGAGGGCTACCCGCCCTACAACATCGAGCGCTTGCGCGAGGAGCCGACCGGCGAGGAGGCGGGAGCGAATTTTCTGCGCATCACGCTCGCTGTGGCGGGGTTCAGCCCCAGTGAGCTGGAGGTTACGACGGAAGAGAACCAGCTGACGATCAGGGGCCGGCAAGCCGACGACAAGGACCGCGACTATCTCCATCGCGGCATTGCTGCCCGGCAGTTCCAGAAGACCTTTCTGTTCGCCGACGGCATGCGGATTGTCGGCGCCCGGCTCGGAAACGGCCTCTTGATGATCGATCTCGCCCGGCCCGAGCCAGAGCGCATCGTCAAGCGCATCGAAATCGTCGTCGCAGACTGA